In Mercurialis annua linkage group LG6, ddMerAnnu1.2, whole genome shotgun sequence, the following are encoded in one genomic region:
- the LOC126688031 gene encoding probable xyloglucan galactosyltransferase GT14, translated as MLEKQSTKRQMEKSGLEHNRSVWFVVLIILIPFFFFFLYAFDYLSLFANISNQKYEKNSDESCSGRYIYVHDLPPRFNDDILENCSTINRFVNMCPFLKNSGFGVQVVGDYPDGVDLGQNWFATNQFSLEVIFRTRMNYYDCLTNDSSLASAIFVPYYGGLDVVRYLWDYNATRDYLGVDLVNWLTQKPEWNKMFGRDHFFVAGRISWDFRRLNDQNDGWGSKLMSLPESMNMTMLSIESTAWSNEFSIPYPTHFHPSSDAEVIEWQNRMRKQKRNYLFSFAGAPRPDQKDSIRGQIIEQCLASTGLCKLLNCSSGNTCDNPVEVIKVFQDSVFCLQPPGDSYTRRSTFDSIVAGCIPVFSHPGSAYAQYEWYLPNNYSKYSVFIPVDLVINGSVSINETLIKVSDDEIVQMREEVIKLIPKIIYANPKSKLESTEDAFDIAIKGVLERVEKVRSKIDEGKDPAVGFAEPNWKLRFSRMGLQQNWTHFFT; from the coding sequence ATGCTAGAGAAACAATCCACAAAACGGCAGATGGAAAAATCTGGTTTAGAGCATAATAGATCAGTCTGGTTTGTCGTTTTGATCATTCTGAtacctttcttcttcttctttctttatgcttttgattatttatctttatttgcTAACATATCCAATCAAAAATACGAGAAAAATTCTGATGAATCTTGTTCGGGTCGTTATATATATGTTCACGATCTTCCTCCACGGTTCAACGATGATATTCTTGAAAATTGCAGTACCATTAACAGATTTGTTAACATGTGTCCTTTTCTGAAAAACTCAGGTTTTGGTGTTCAGGTTGTTGGAGACTATCCTGACGGGGTCGATTTAGGACAGAACTGGTTTGCAACTAATCAATTTTCTTTAGAGGTTATATTCCGTACTAGAATGAATTATTATGATTGTCTGACGAATGATTCTTCTTTAGCTTCTGCCATTTTTGTACCGTATTATGGCGGACTCGACGTGGTTCGATACCTGTGGGATTATAATGCTACAAGAGATTATTTAGGTGTTGATCTTGTCAATTGGCTAACTCAAAAGCCTGAATGGAATAAAATGTTTGGTAGAGACCATTTTTTTGTTGCCGGAAGAATTTCTTGGGATTTTCGACGCCTGAACGATCAGAATGACGGTTGGGGAAGTAAACTCATGTCGTTACCTGAATCTATGAATATGACAATGTTGTCAATAGAATCAACTGCGTGGAGTAACGAGTTTTCAATACCATATCCGACTCATTTCCACCCGTCAAGCGACGCTGAAGTGATCGAATGGCAAAACCGAATGAGAAAGCAGAAGCGGAACTATTTGTTTAGTTTTGCAGGCGCTCCAAGGCCTGATCAGAAAGATTCTATCCGTGGACAGATAATCGAGCAATGTTTAGCTTCAACAGGGTTATGCAAGTTGCTCAATTGCAGTTCGGGGAACACATGTGATAATCCTGTCGAGGTGATTAAGGTATTTCAGGATTCTGTTTTCTGTCTGCAGCCTCCAGGGGATTCATACACAAGACGATCAACTTTCGACTCGATTGTTGCAGGATGTATTCCAGTTTTCTCCCATCCGGGATCCGCTTACGCACAATACGAATGGTATTTACCGAATAACTATTCTAAATATTCCGTGTTCATACCGGTGGATTTAGTAATAAATGGAAGTGTCAGCATTAACGAGACTCTGATCAAGGTTTCTGATGATGAAATTGTGCAAATGAGAGAAGAGGTCATAAAGCTGATACCAAAGATTATATATGCAAATCCTAAGTCAAAATTAGAGAGTACTGAAGATGCATTTGACATTGCAATTAAAGGAGTTCTTGAAAGAGTTGAAAAAGTGAGAAGCAAGATTGATGAGGGAAAGGATCCAGCCGTTGGATTTGCAGAACCAAATTGGAAGCTCAGATTTTCAAGAATGGGTCTACAACAAAATTGGACTCATTTCTTCACGTAA
- the LOC126653513 gene encoding probable aldo-keto reductase 2 gives MAVLKRIKLGSQGLEVSAQGLGCMGMSAFYGPPKPESDMIDLIHHAIDSGVTFLDTSDIYGPFTNEILLGKALKGGVREKMELATKFGIVFEDGKREIKGDPAHVRGACEASLKRLQVDSIDLYYQHRIDTSIPIEITMGELKKLVEEGKIKYVGLSEASASTIRRAHAVHPITAIQLEWSLWTRDVEKDIVPICRELGIGIVAYSPLGRGFFSSGPKLVETFEEGDFRKYLPRFEPENLEHNKRLFERVNEIAARKQCTPSQLALAWVHHQGDDVCPIPGTTKIENFNQNIGALSVKLTPEEMAELESIASADAVKGERYGGSAYTFESADTPPLSSWKAV, from the exons ATGGCAGTACTCAAGAGAATCAAACTGGGTTCACAAGGGCTCGAGGTATCAGCACAAGGACTCGGCTGCATGGGCATGTCCGCATTTTACGGACCTCCAAAGCCGGAATCCGACATGATTGACCTCATCCACCACGCCATTGACTCCGGTGTCACTTTTCTTGACACTTCCGATATCTACGGACCTTTCACCAATGAAATTCTTCTGGGCAAG GCTCTTAAAGGTGGGGTTAGAGAGAAAATGGAGCTGGCTACTAAATTTGGGATAGTTTTTGAAGATGGGAAAAGGGAGATTAAAGGTGATCCAGCTCATGTAAGAGGTGCTTGTGAGGCTAGTTTGAAGCGGCTTCAAGTTGATTCTATTGATCTTTATTATCAACATAGGATTGATACTTCTATTCCTATTGAAATCACG ATGGGGGAATTGAAGAAATTAGTTGAAGAGGGTAAGATAAAGTATGTAGGTTTATCTGAGGCATCTGCTTCAACAATCAGAAGAGCTCATGCTGTTCACCCGATTACAGCTATTCAATTGGAGTGGTCCTTGTGGACAAGAGATGTGGAAAAGGACATTGTTCCTATTTGCAG GGAACTTGGCATTGGCATTGTTGCATACAGTCCTCTTGGACGGGGATTCTTTTCTTCAGGGCCTAAGCTGGTTGAAACATTTGAAGAAGGTGACTTTCGGAAG TACTTGCCAAGGTTCGAACCTGAAAATCTCGAGCATAACAAACGCCTTTTTGAGAGGGTTAATGAAATTGCAGCGAGGAAACAATGCACTCCGTCACAACTAGCACTGGCCTGGGTTCATCACCAAGGAGACGATGTGTGTCCCATTCCTGGAACTACCAAGATAGAGAACTTCAACCAGAACATCGGAGCTCTGTCTGTGAAACTTACACCTGAAGAAATGGCTGAACTTGAATCCATTGCCTCTGCAGATGCTGTAAAAGGTGAAAGATATGGCGGCAGCGCGTATACATTTGAGTCGGCGGACACTCCTCCTCTGTCTTCATGGAAAGCCGTTTAA
- the LOC126685832 gene encoding probable xyloglucan galactosyltransferase GT14: MLETESTKRQMEKPAIDYNRSVWFVVLIILIPFFFFFLYAFDYLPLFTSIANQEFYKKNSDESCSGRYIYVHDLPQRFNDDILENCSTLYRFYNMCPFLKNSGFGVQVVGNYPDGEDLGQNWFATNQFSLEIIFRTRMNYYDCLTDNSSLASAIFVPYYGGLDVARYLWDYSAARDYLGVDLVNWLAHKPEWTKMWGRDHFFVSGRVAFDFHRQIDQDSGWGTKFMSLPESMNMTMLSIESTAWSNEFAIPYPTHFHPSSDNEVIAWQNRMRKQKRNNLFTFAGAPRPFRQDSIRGQIIEQCLASTGLCKLLDCGSGNKCDNPVEVIKVFQDSVFCLHPPGDTYTRRAAFDSIIAGCIPVFFHPGSAYVQYEWYLPNDYSNYSVFIPENLVMNGSVSINETLNKVSNDEIMKMREEVIKLIPKIIYANPKSKLENFEDAFDIAIKGVLERVEKVRSEIDEGKDPAIGFAEPNWKLRVSRMGLKQDWSHFF, from the coding sequence ATGTTAGAGACAGAATCCACAAAACGGCAGATGGAGAAGCCTGCTATAGACTATAATAGATCAGTCTGGTTTGTCGTTTTGATCATTCTGATaccttttttcttcttttttctctatGCTTTTGATTATTTACCTTTATTTACAAGTATTGCTAATCAAGAATTCTACAAGAAAAATTCTGATGAATCTTGTTCAGGTCGTTATATATATGTTCATGATCTTCCTCAGCGATTCAACGATGATATTCTTGAAAATTGCAGTACTCTTTACAGATTCTATAACATGTGTCCGTTTCTGAAAAACTCAGGTTTTGGCGTTCAGGTTGTCGGAAATTATCCTGACGGAGAGGATTTAGGACAGAACTGGTTTGCAACTAATCAGTTTTCTTTAGAGATTATATTCCGTACTAGAATGAATTATTATGACTGTCTGACGGATAATTCTTCATTAGCTTCAGCGATTTTCGTACCGTATTATGGCGGACTTGACGTGGCTCGATACCTGTGGGATTATAGTGCAGCAAGAGACTATTTGGGTGTTGATCTTGTAAATTGGCTGGCTCATAAACCTGAATGGACTAAAATGTGGGGTAGAGACCATTTCTTTGTTTCCGGACGAGTTGCTTTTGATTTTCATCGGCAGATCGACCAGGATAGCGGTTGGGGAACCAAATTTATGTCGTTGCCTGAATCTATGAATATGACAATGTTATCTATCGAATCAACTGCGTGGAGTAATGAATTTGCGATACCATATCCGACTCATTTCCACCCGTCGAGTGATAATGAAGTGATTGCATGGCAAAACCGAATGAGAAAACAGAAGCGGAACAACTTGTTTACTTTCGCAGGCGCTCCGCGGCCTTTTCGACAAGATTCTATCCGCGGACAGATAATTGAGCAATGTTTAGCTTCTACAGGATTATGCAAGTTGCTCGATTGTGGTTCCGGAAACAAGTGTGATAATCCTGTCGAGGTGATTAAGGTATTTCAGGATTCTGTTTTCTGCCTGCATCCTCCAGGGGATACGTACACGAGACGAGCGGCTTTCGACTCGATTATAGCAGGATGTATTCCGGTTTTCTTCCATCCGGGATCGGCTTACGTGCAATACGAATGGTATTTACCGAATGACTATTCTAATTATTCCGTGTTCATACCGGAGAACTTGGTAATGAATGGAAGTGTGAGCATTAATGAGACTTTGAATAAGGTTTCTAATGATGAAATTATGAAAATGAGAGAAGAGGTTATAAAGCTGATACCAAAGATTATATATGCAAATCCTAAGTCAAAATTAGAGAATTTTGAAGATGCATTTGATATAGCAATTAAAGGAGTTCTTGAAAGAGTCGAAAAAGTGAGAAGTGAAATTGATGAGGGTAAGGATCCTGCCATTGGATTTGCAGAACCAAATTGGAAGCTAAGGGTTTCAAGAATGGGTCTAAAACAAGATTGGTCTCATTTCTTCTGA